In the genome of Thermoproteus tenax Kra 1, the window AGCTCGGCGTCGCCCACGGCGACGGCCGAGACCTCTCCGACAATGGATGCCGCGTAGAGAGCCTCCTTGTTGGGGAAGACGACGAGAGACCTCATAGTATCCCCTCCTGTTTTAAATATTGAAGCAGTCTATCTGCCTTCTCCTCCGGGGTCCCGTCCTTTATTATCACCTTCTTCCGCTGTATCACGACCGGTTTATACTCCTTTACTTCAGAGCCAGACGTAGCTTTTAAGCCCAAGTCGGCCAAAGCCAGTTTGTTCACGGGCTTCTTCATGGCCGCCCTTATGGCGAGCAACGTGGGGATCCTGGGCTGATTTATCTCCCTGGTTACCGAGATTACTGCCGGCGGTTGCACCTCGACTAGCTCCACCGAGTCCTCCAGATCCCGTTTGGCCACGACCTTGCCCCCCTCGACTTTCATCTCTCTTACGTAGGTCACTATGGGCCATCCGAGCTCCGCTGCAACTCTCGGAGGGACCTCCCCAGTGTAGTTGTCCACTGTGGCTTCAGCCGATAGGACGAGGTCTGCGCCCACCCTCTTGATCACAGCAGCAATGGCCTGCGCAGTGGCCAACTGGTCTGCGTTGACGAGCCCCTCGTCTGCAACCAGGTATGCCTCGTCGAGTCC includes:
- a CDS encoding electron transfer flavoprotein subunit beta/FixA family protein encodes the protein MKIAVLVKPALDTSQLRVREGRVVIEETPLKINDIDRNAVEEALKLKGNDKAYAVSVLKWPPLSKRVQEAENLLREVLAMGLDEAYLVADEGLVNADQLATAQAIAAVIKRVGADLVLSAEATVDNYTGEVPPRVAAELGWPIVTYVREMKVEGGKVVAKRDLEDSVELVEVQPPAVISVTREINQPRIPTLLAIRAAMKKPVNKLALADLGLKATSGSEVKEYKPVVIQRKKVIIKDGTPEEKADRLLQYLKQEGIL